Proteins co-encoded in one Malus sylvestris chromosome 9, drMalSylv7.2, whole genome shotgun sequence genomic window:
- the LOC126583616 gene encoding paired amphipathic helix protein Sin3-like 2 isoform X3 has translation MKRVRDDVYVGPQLKRPPCSSRGDSQSQIPGGGGGGGGVGVGGAGPIGGGGGGASQKLTTNDALSYLKEVKDMFLDQREKYDTFLEVMKDFKAQRTDTAGVIARVKELFKGHNNLILGFNTFLPKGYEITLDEDETPPKKTVEFEEAISFVNKIKKRFQNDDHVYKSFLDILNMYRKEHKDINEVYSEVAALFDEHPDLLDEFTRFLPDASAAASAHQAQYGRNSFPRFNERSSATPTFRPMHMEKQRRRDRIMTSHADRDLSVDCPELDDDKGTVKVQKEHRKRSEKENRDRRNRDDDDRELENDNSVYKLQRFPDKRKSTRKVEGFGLTANFAPYDDKDSLKSMYSQGFVFCEKVKERLCSQDDYQAFLKLLNIYSNGIIKRNDLQGLVTDLLGKYSDLMEEFNDFLERCENIDGFLAGVMSRKSLSSDGPVPFSRPVKVEDKDKEPKRETEGAKEKERYREKYWAKSIQELDLSNCERCTPSYRLLPEDYPIPSASQRSELGAQVLNDHWVSVTSGSEDYSFKHMRRNQYEESLFRCEDDRFELDMLLESVSSTAKRAEELLNSINENKISMETSIRIEDHFTALNLRCIERLYGDHGLDVVDILRKNPILALPVVLTRLKQKQEEWTRCRSDFNKVWADIYAKNHYKSLDHRSFYFKQQDSKNLSSKSLVAEIKELKEKKQIEDDILLAVAAGNRQSIVPHMEFEYLDISLHEDLYKLVQYSCEEVFSTKEQLNKAMRLYTTFLEPMLGVSSRPNDSEDDEDVDKSRNQAKNCTASSIGESDGSPGGDSATVNFKQPKSVCNEEENALAEVESLANGDNSAKEDGSRDADLVCRKDSISEKIQLEKDQKNMDVPKKRYLGTGMDNAWPSSQPSHPIGADNNHGRTSLEVLSGCAATTSRPGASISDNDHLQKGNADAVPLSEGVDNAKPALIANGVFPESTKVSSRHEESVGPSKIEKEEGELSPIADFGEDNFVVSGDAGVQAMPKANRSVESRPFQSGNGEDISCQEAGEHDADADDENSENVSEAGEDVSGSETAGDECSREEQGDDEDAEPDDIDGKAESEGEAEGMADGHLVGGDGTSSQLSERFLLSVKPLAKHVPGYLLEERKDSRVFYGNDNFYVLCRLHQILYERILSAKTSSTGAEMKWRTSKDGSSPDLYARFMSALYNLLDGSVDNAKFEDECRAIIGNQSYILFTLDKLIYKFVKQLQTVASDETDNKLLQLYEYEKSRKTGKLIDSVYHENARVLIHEENIYRLEFSSSPSRLSIQLMDSVSEKPEVFAVSMEPNFASYLHNEFLPVYPGKKEPHGITLQRNKRKYAGQDESSSFCKAMDGVQLVNGLECKIACNSSKVSCPHLLRS, from the exons atgaagagagtgagagatgaTGTGTACGTCGGCCCTCAATTGAAGCGGCCCCCCTGTTCGTCTCGCGGGGACTC GCAATCTCAGATACCGgggggaggaggtggaggaggggGCGTTGGAGTAGGTGGAGCTGGGCccattggaggaggaggaggaggtgctTCACAGAAATTGACCACCAATGACGCTCTAAGCTATCTCAAAGAGGTGAAGGACATGTTTTTAGACCAAAGAGAAAAATACGATACGTTTCTTGAGGTTATGAAAGATTTCAAGGCCCAAAG AACTGACACAGCAGGTGTCATTGCAAGAGTAAAGGAATTATTTAAAGGGCATAACAACTTAATTTTGGGCTTTAATACCTTCTTGCCGAAGGGTTATGAGATAACCCTCGATGAAGATGAGACTCCACCAAAAAAGACAGTTGAGTTTGAGGAAGCTATCAGTTTTGTAAACAAGATAAAG AAACGTTTCCAAAATGATGATCATGTCTATAAATCATTCCTAGACATACTGAACATGTATCGAAAGGAGCACAAGGATATAAATGAGGTCTACAGTGAG GTTGCTGCTCTTTTTGATGAGCATCCCGATTTGCTTGATGAGTTCACCAGATTTTTACCAGATGCGTCAGCAGCAGCTTCAGCACATCAAGCTCAATACGGCCGCAATTCATTTCCACGTTTCAATGAGCGAAGCTCTGCTACACCCACATTTCGGCCAATGCATATGGAGAAG CAACGTAGGAGGGATAGGATCATGACATCCCATGCTGATCGTGATCTTAGTGTTGATTGTCCTGAGCTAGACGATGACAAAGGAACGGTGAAAGTTCAGAAGGAGCATAGAAAGCGTAGTGAAAAGGAGAATAGGGATAGAAGAAATCGGGACGATGATGATAGAGAATTAGAGAATGATAACAGTGTCTACAAATTGCAGCGTTTTCCTGACAAAAGAAAATCCACCAGGAAGGTTGAAGGTTTTGGTTTGACTGCTAACTTTGCTCCTTATGATGACAAAGACTCCTTAAAGA GCATGTACAGCCAGGGATTCGTTTTCTGTGAGAAGGTGAAGGAGAGGTTGTGTAGTCAAGATGACTACCAGGCATTTTTGAAGTTGCTTAACATTTATAGCAACGGAATAATTAAAAGGAATGATCTGCAAGGTTTG GTGACTGATTTATTGGGAAAGTATTCAGATCTTATGGAGGAGTTTAATGATTTTTTGGAGCGTTGTGAGAATATAG ATGGGTTCCTTGCTGGTGTTATGAGTAGAA AATCTCTGAGTAGTGATGGTCCTGTTCCTTTTTCTAGACCGGTGAAGGTAGAGGACAAAGATAAAGAGCCAAAGCGTGAAACGGAGGGAgctaaagaaaaggaaagatacAGGGAGAAGTATTGGGCAAAATCTATTCAAGAGCTTGATCTCTCTAACTGTGAACGTTGTACTCCAAGCTATCGGCTTCTGCCTGAAGAC TATCCAATACCTTCAGCAAGCCAGAGATCAGAACTTGGTGCTCAGGTTTTGAATGACCATTGGGTCTCTGTGACTTCAGGAAGTGAAGATTACTCTTTTAAACATATGCGCAGAAATCAGTATGAAGAAAGTCTGTTCAGATGCGAGGATGATAG GTTTGAGTTGGATATGTTGTTAGAGTCGGTGAGCTCAACTGCTAAGCGAGCAGAGGAACTCTTGAACAGCATTAATGAAAATAAGATCAGCATGGAAACTTCAATCCGTATTGAAGACCACTTCACTG CATTAAATTTAAGGTGCATTGAACGTTTATATGGTGACCATGGTCTTGATGTGGTGGACATACTGCGGAAAAATCCAATTCTGGCTTTGCCTGTTGTATTAACTCGCCTGAAGCAGAAACAAGAAGAGTGGACAAGGTGTAGATCCGATTTTAACAAGGTCTGGGCTGATATATATGCCAAAAACCATTACAAATCACTTGATCACCGGAGCTTCTATTTCAAGCAACAAGATTCAAAGAACTTGAGTAGCAAAT CTTTGGTGGCTGAGATCAAGGAATTGAAAGAGAAAAAGCAGATAGAGGATGATATCCTTCTGGCCGTTGCTGCTGGAAACAGGCAATCTATAGTTCCACATATGGAGTTTGAATACTTAGATATCAGCTTACATGAAGACTTGTATAAACTTGTCCAATATTCATGTGAAGAGGTTTTCTCAACAAAAGAACAATTAAATAAGGCTATGAGACTTTACACTACCTTTTTGGAGCCAATGCTGGGTGTTTCTTCTCGGCCCAATGATTcagaggatgatgaagatgttGACAAAAGTAGGAATCAGGCTAAGAATTGTACTGCGTCAAGCATAGGAGAAAGCGATGGAAGTCCTGGTGGTGATTCTGCCACAGTGAATTTTAAGCAGCCCAAATCTGTGTGtaatgaagaagaaaatgcTTTAGCAGAAGTGGAAAGTTTGGCTAACGGGGATAACTCGGCTAAAGAAGATGGAAGTCGTGATGCAGATCTTGTCTGTAGGAAAGATTCTATATCTGAGAAAATTCAACTAGAAAAAGACCAGAAGAATATGGATGTCCCTAAGAAAAGGTATCTGGGCACTGGCATGGACAATGCTTGGCCGTCCAGTCAACCATCACATCCAATTGGAGCAGATAATAATCATGGTAGAACGAGCTTGGAAGTGTTATCAG GGTGTGCTGCAACCACGTCAAGGCCTGGTGCTTCTATTAGTGACAATGACCATTTACAGAAAGGAAATGCTGATGCTGTTCCATTGTCAGAG GGTGTCGATAATGCAAAACCTGCTTTAATTGCTAATGGAGTGTTTCCAGAAAGCACTAAAGTTAGCAGTCGTCATGAAGAGTCTGTTGGGCCctccaaaattgaaaaggaagagGGGGAATTATCACCAATTGCTGACTTTGGGGAGGATAACTTTGTTGTCTCTGGAGATGCTGGGGTGCAAGCTATGCCTAAGGCAAACCGCAGTGTTGAAAGCCGACCGTTTCAGTCTGGGAATGGGGAAGACATTAGTTGTCAGGAAGCTGGAGAACATGATGCAGATGCAGATGATGAAAATAGTGAAAATGTTTCCGAGGCTGGTGAAGATGTCTCTGGCAGTGAGACAGCTGGTGATGAATGTTCCAGAGAAGAGCAAGGCGATGATGAAGACGCTGAACCGGATGACATTGATGGTAAGGCTGAGAGTGAAGGTGAGGCAGAAGGGATGGCGGATGGGCATCTTGTTGGAGGAGATGGAACGTCCTCGCAATTGTCAGAACGTTTTCTTTTGTCTGTGAAACCTCTTGCGAAGCATGTACCAGGTTATTTACTTGAAGAAAGGAAAGACTCTCGCGTTTTCTATGGGAATGATAATTTCTATGTGCTTTGCAGGCTTCATCAA ATTCTATACGAAAGGATTTTGTCTGCAAAAACAAGTTCCACAGGTGCAGAAATGAAATGGAGAACTTCAAAGGATGGCAGTTCTCCGGATCTGTATGCCAG ATTTATGAGTGCTCTATACAATTTGCTTGATGGATCTGTTGATAATGCAAAATTTGAGGATGAATGCCGAGCTATTATTGGAAACCAGTCTTATATATTATTCACCTTGGacaaattaatatataaattcgTCAAACAG CTTCAAACTGTTGCAAGTGATGAGACGGACAATAAGCTTCTTCAATTATATGAATATGAAAAGTCCCGGAAAACTGGGAAGTTAATTGATTCTGTTTATCATGAAAATGCACGGGTCCTCATTCATGAGGAGAATATTTACAGATTGGAATTT TCCTCTTCACCCTCCCGGCTGTCCATCCAGCTGATGGACAGTGTGAGTGAAAAGCCTGAGGTGTTTGCAGTTTCCATGGAACCTAATTTTGCATCTTATCTGCACAACGAATTTCTGCCGGTTTATCCTGGGAAAAAGGAGCCGCATGGGATTACCCTTCAGAG AAACAAGCGCAAATATGCAGGGCAAGATGAATCCTCTTCCTTTTGCAAGGCCATGGACGGTGTTCAGTTAGTCAATGGTTTGGAGTGCAAGATAGCTTGCAACTCATCCAAGGTATCTTGCCCTC ATCTCTTACGTTCTTGA